The following coding sequences lie in one Prevotella nigrescens genomic window:
- a CDS encoding cobaltochelatase subunit CobN, with protein MKKRKIIICAVIALLLLIGFGVWSKWMSTTRIAFINYQTITLGEIGRANDNPLVKIESLDAEDMAKAKDYDMVFVQAMGLRLTEDQRAELEKAMKDGTPVVSTMITNPDNDFCSVDTAKANRMKAYIDNGGRKNYHNLLSYVRKYIDKKIIYASEPEKVVERVYGLLYHADPNRPDDENKQFNSLSEYNKFLKEKGLWKPNAPAIVITGSMGEPKELIAELEKTGNMVYPVNSIQKFVEENHADSIKVSAIINMAHGRLGDAFVDYLKRVDVPLFAPLNVNQLEKKWENDKMGMSGGFLSQSVVTPEIDGAIRPYALFAHYVGKDDLEYVAAMPERLGTFVQTVNNYIALKHKPNSQKRVAIYYYKGPGQNALTAGGMEVGPSLYNLLVRLKHEGYNVAGLPDSPEGLMQAIQRQGAVFNLYAKGAFDDFMKNGKPALVTKNEYESWVKKTLRPEKYQEVVKANGEFPGEYMSTPDGKLAVARVQFGNIVLLPQNAAGAGTNAFQIVHGTNAAPPHTYIASYLWTQYGFKADVLIHFGTHGSLEFTPKKQSALSNLDWPDRLVGALPHFYLYTIGNVGEGLIAKRRSYAGLQSYLTPPFMESGMRGAYAELTSKLKLYNQNIGKNKALLQQTSLAIKAMVVRLGFHRDLGLDSILTRPYTEEEITRIDNFAEELSNEKITGQLYTLGVPYEPARINSSVLEMCTDPVAYSLFTLDKVRKKATEALLKHRSEFNSRYLYPAKALVQSLINSSAEVSDAFVCKVGHLSPADLQRAHKIYEDLTAPSDMMKMMMGMGSMGKKGKGGKGMPMGMGMPKGMGKMPPGMGKGMPKGKPMHAKQGGMPPMGHPGKMPTGMGKKPENMGGHPTTKGKPMPQMGKTMGGKAMQGMPKKGMAGMAAMMKDKKKSYSKEEKDFAFAVRELERTLKNIAKYKQYLLISPQNELESIINAMNGGYTAPSPGGDPIVNPNTLPTGRNLFGINAESTPSEAAWEKGKQLAQNTIDLYKQRHNGALPHKVSYTLWSGEFIETEGATIAQVLYMLGVEPIRDSFGRVSDLRLIPSKELGRKRIDVVVQTSGQLRDLAASRLFLINKAVEMAANAKDDVFENEVSIGVKTAERHLTEKGVSPKEARKMASQRIFGGMNGNYGTGIQAMVMSGDRWEKREDIANTYINNMGTFYGSEKDWEQYNKYAFEAALTRTDVVVQPRQSNTWGALSLDHVYEFMGGLNLAVRQVTGKDPDAYLSDYRNRHNVRMQEVKEAIGVESRTTILNPVYIKEKMKGGASAAGGFAEIVENTYGWNVMKPKAIDKELWDDIYRVYVQDKYKLGTKTFFEQKNPAALQQITAVMLETVRKGMWKATPQQVADIAKLHVELVKKYKPSGSAFVTDNAKLRKFIASKVTPNEGKVYQQQIEQVRNSAANADKGTVMKREDMSQKVEKHSPLLSRSIVIGGAVLLFVALVVFIVRRRRNTNAE; from the coding sequence ATGAAAAAACGAAAAATAATAATCTGCGCCGTCATAGCACTACTGTTGCTCATAGGTTTCGGCGTTTGGAGCAAGTGGATGTCCACTACTCGGATAGCATTCATAAACTATCAGACCATCACACTGGGCGAAATAGGTCGTGCCAACGACAATCCGCTCGTCAAAATAGAGAGTCTTGATGCCGAAGACATGGCGAAAGCCAAGGACTACGATATGGTTTTCGTGCAGGCTATGGGCTTAAGGCTCACCGAAGACCAGCGTGCTGAACTGGAAAAGGCCATGAAAGACGGAACACCGGTGGTGAGTACGATGATTACAAACCCCGATAACGACTTCTGTTCGGTAGACACTGCCAAAGCCAACCGCATGAAAGCGTATATCGACAACGGCGGTCGCAAGAACTATCATAACCTGCTAAGCTACGTAAGAAAGTATATAGACAAGAAGATTATCTATGCTTCTGAACCTGAAAAGGTAGTGGAACGTGTTTACGGACTGCTCTATCACGCTGACCCAAACCGCCCCGACGACGAGAACAAGCAGTTTAATTCGCTGTCGGAGTACAATAAATTCCTTAAAGAAAAAGGACTTTGGAAACCCAATGCCCCCGCCATCGTCATCACAGGGAGTATGGGCGAGCCCAAAGAACTGATTGCCGAGTTGGAGAAAACTGGCAATATGGTGTATCCGGTAAACTCTATTCAGAAGTTTGTAGAGGAAAATCACGCCGACAGCATTAAGGTTTCGGCTATCATTAACATGGCTCACGGACGCTTAGGCGATGCTTTCGTAGACTATTTGAAGCGTGTTGATGTTCCATTATTCGCTCCGCTGAATGTCAATCAGCTGGAAAAGAAGTGGGAAAACGACAAGATGGGCATGAGCGGAGGCTTCCTTTCACAGAGCGTAGTTACCCCTGAGATTGACGGAGCCATACGTCCGTATGCCCTTTTCGCCCATTATGTAGGCAAAGACGACCTTGAATATGTTGCTGCAATGCCCGAACGGCTCGGCACTTTCGTGCAAACTGTAAACAACTACATAGCCTTAAAGCACAAGCCAAATAGCCAGAAGCGAGTTGCTATCTACTATTATAAAGGACCGGGACAGAACGCTTTAACCGCAGGAGGTATGGAAGTGGGGCCTTCGCTCTACAATTTGCTGGTGCGTTTAAAGCACGAAGGCTACAACGTAGCGGGCTTGCCGGATTCGCCGGAGGGTTTAATGCAAGCCATACAAAGGCAAGGTGCAGTGTTCAACCTATATGCCAAGGGTGCGTTCGACGACTTTATGAAGAACGGAAAGCCTGCTCTTGTAACCAAAAACGAGTACGAAAGTTGGGTGAAAAAGACGCTTCGACCAGAGAAATATCAGGAAGTGGTGAAGGCAAACGGCGAGTTCCCAGGCGAATATATGTCTACTCCCGACGGAAAACTGGCTGTTGCACGTGTTCAGTTCGGCAATATTGTGTTGCTTCCACAGAACGCTGCAGGTGCAGGAACCAACGCTTTCCAAATCGTTCACGGCACGAATGCAGCACCACCGCATACATATATTGCCTCGTATTTATGGACACAGTATGGTTTCAAAGCCGATGTGCTGATACATTTTGGCACACACGGCAGCCTCGAATTTACCCCAAAGAAACAGTCTGCCCTAAGTAATCTCGACTGGCCCGACCGCTTGGTGGGTGCATTACCGCACTTCTATCTTTACACTATCGGCAATGTTGGCGAAGGCCTGATAGCCAAACGCCGTTCGTATGCCGGACTACAGTCGTATCTTACACCACCTTTCATGGAGAGCGGAATGCGTGGAGCTTACGCCGAACTGACCTCTAAACTGAAACTTTACAACCAGAACATTGGCAAAAACAAGGCCTTGCTGCAGCAAACATCGCTTGCCATAAAAGCCATGGTGGTGCGTTTGGGCTTCCATCGCGACCTTGGTTTGGACAGCATACTTACCCGTCCGTACACGGAAGAGGAGATAACGCGCATCGATAACTTTGCCGAGGAACTCTCAAACGAGAAGATTACGGGACAGCTTTATACTTTAGGCGTGCCTTACGAGCCTGCACGCATCAACAGTAGCGTACTTGAAATGTGCACAGACCCTGTGGCTTACTCGCTGTTTACGCTCGACAAGGTACGCAAGAAAGCCACCGAAGCCTTACTGAAACACCGTTCAGAGTTCAACAGCCGCTACCTTTACCCTGCCAAAGCATTGGTTCAGTCGCTCATAAACAGTTCGGCAGAAGTGTCAGACGCCTTTGTCTGCAAGGTAGGACACCTGTCTCCAGCTGACCTTCAGCGTGCCCACAAGATATACGAAGACCTTACTGCCCCATCGGACATGATGAAAATGATGATGGGAATGGGCTCTATGGGCAAGAAAGGCAAGGGCGGCAAAGGTATGCCAATGGGCATGGGAATGCCAAAAGGTATGGGCAAGATGCCTCCAGGAATGGGCAAAGGAATGCCGAAAGGCAAGCCAATGCACGCCAAACAAGGGGGTATGCCACCAATGGGACACCCTGGAAAGATGCCAACAGGTATGGGAAAGAAACCTGAAAACATGGGCGGACACCCCACAACAAAGGGCAAACCAATGCCACAGATGGGCAAAACAATGGGCGGAAAGGCTATGCAAGGAATGCCTAAGAAGGGAATGGCAGGCATGGCAGCCATGATGAAAGACAAGAAGAAGTCGTATTCTAAAGAAGAAAAAGACTTTGCTTTTGCTGTAAGAGAGCTTGAACGAACCCTCAAAAACATTGCAAAGTACAAGCAATACCTTCTTATTAGTCCGCAAAACGAGCTCGAAAGCATTATCAACGCCATGAATGGAGGCTACACAGCCCCCTCTCCCGGCGGCGACCCTATAGTTAATCCGAACACATTGCCTACCGGACGCAACCTGTTTGGCATAAATGCAGAGTCTACACCAAGCGAAGCTGCATGGGAAAAGGGCAAGCAGTTGGCACAGAACACCATCGATTTGTACAAGCAACGCCACAATGGGGCACTGCCACACAAGGTAAGTTACACGCTGTGGAGTGGCGAATTTATAGAAACCGAGGGTGCTACCATCGCCCAAGTGCTATACATGCTGGGTGTAGAACCCATACGCGACTCGTTCGGAAGGGTCAGCGACCTGCGCCTAATCCCCTCTAAGGAGTTGGGACGGAAGCGTATCGACGTTGTAGTACAGACCTCCGGACAGCTCAGAGACCTTGCTGCATCGCGCCTTTTCCTCATAAACAAGGCTGTGGAGATGGCTGCCAACGCCAAAGACGACGTTTTTGAGAACGAAGTTTCCATTGGTGTGAAGACCGCAGAACGCCATCTCACCGAGAAAGGAGTATCGCCCAAGGAGGCACGCAAGATGGCTTCGCAACGCATCTTCGGCGGTATGAACGGCAATTATGGCACCGGCATACAGGCAATGGTTATGAGTGGCGACCGCTGGGAGAAGCGAGAGGACATCGCAAACACCTATATTAACAACATGGGAACCTTCTATGGCAGCGAGAAAGACTGGGAACAGTACAACAAATATGCCTTCGAGGCGGCTCTGACCCGCACCGATGTCGTGGTGCAACCCCGCCAGAGCAACACGTGGGGGGCTTTGAGCTTAGACCATGTCTACGAGTTTATGGGCGGATTGAACCTCGCTGTGCGTCAGGTAACGGGCAAAGACCCTGATGCTTACCTCAGCGATTATCGCAATAGGCACAACGTTCGCATGCAAGAAGTGAAGGAAGCCATAGGCGTAGAGAGCCGTACCACCATTCTGAACCCAGTATATATAAAGGAGAAAATGAAAGGTGGAGCAAGCGCAGCAGGCGGTTTTGCAGAGATTGTAGAGAATACTTACGGCTGGAACGTCATGAAACCGAAGGCGATAGACAAGGAATTGTGGGACGATATATACCGTGTGTACGTGCAAGACAAGTACAAACTGGGCACAAAAACATTCTTTGAACAGAAAAATCCGGCTGCCTTGCAACAGATTACTG
- a CDS encoding TonB-dependent receptor, with translation MKKLFLILILLTATFAIIHADNVISEKGYPISGTVVDVDTDEPLAGAVLKVEGTNIVVGTNSKGEFTIVFGADKLYTVRVMCMGYAPRTLQIPAVGHPALKIKMIPTNSKLEEVVVTGSRSEKPLKDVPVITRVISQEEIKTVNPVDLNTLLEYTLPGIQFYYNSMSQTTSINYQGMDSKSVLFLLDGERISGEGSDHNIDFSRINVDNIERIEVVRGAASTLYDSRAIGGVINIITKKNSRPLNVQLNSRYAGVNGQSYGVQVGVNHSRLSSQTSFGYRHRSTYWVKDKEGKTVERIAPDGKAIEERSEPRDLPVYGYKIWDLGQHFRYRFTDQFTGEVFGSFYANIRPTYQGRRYHQRYEDLVLGAKGNWQMNENNGIAFSYTFDNYAKKDDYNLVKLVEKVYNNINHSARLYYTGTFGRHTFNAGIEGVHESLRHYMMKDTSMVSRSQFSLCVQEDWKISNSLNVVLGLRGDKGNHYAFHLTPKVSALYRPLSYLTFRAGYSQGYRMPTLKELYQEFNMAGMIMIYGNKDLKPEYGSQLSASVEYDRNGLNLSLSAYHNRFRNKITYEYIDPGVNYNMRYVNSENVKTTGIEATVNYRMQCGLRFMGAYTYINDYNVHNGYNRSWIRPHSAKFNVTYKRKFGKTTESIAFNSQWMSRITRYSYDSTEKAYVRYVYDPRTICSLNLRSELPHGINLGFMIDNLFNHHDKASDSDVQLPLNGISYVLTVGINLSDLFGK, from the coding sequence ATGAAGAAACTATTCCTTATTCTCATACTCCTAACAGCAACCTTTGCCATCATTCATGCCGATAACGTAATATCCGAAAAAGGTTATCCAATATCGGGAACGGTGGTAGATGTTGATACCGACGAGCCTTTGGCAGGCGCAGTACTAAAGGTTGAAGGCACAAACATAGTGGTGGGCACAAACAGTAAAGGCGAATTTACGATTGTCTTCGGTGCCGACAAGCTCTATACAGTCCGCGTTATGTGCATGGGGTACGCACCCCGTACACTGCAAATACCGGCTGTAGGGCACCCTGCACTCAAGATAAAGATGATTCCAACCAACTCCAAATTGGAGGAAGTTGTGGTAACCGGATCGCGAAGCGAGAAACCTTTGAAAGACGTTCCCGTGATTACGCGTGTCATTTCGCAGGAAGAAATAAAGACCGTAAACCCCGTAGACCTGAACACGCTCCTTGAATATACGCTCCCGGGCATACAGTTTTACTACAACAGCATGAGCCAGACCACCAGCATTAACTACCAGGGCATGGACAGCAAGTCGGTTCTTTTCCTGCTCGATGGCGAACGGATAAGTGGTGAAGGCTCCGACCACAACATCGATTTCAGCCGAATCAACGTCGATAACATCGAACGAATAGAGGTGGTAAGGGGCGCAGCGTCTACCCTTTACGACAGTCGTGCCATCGGCGGAGTCATCAATATCATCACAAAAAAGAACTCTCGCCCCCTCAATGTGCAGCTAAACTCACGCTATGCAGGCGTGAACGGACAGAGTTATGGCGTGCAAGTGGGCGTAAACCATAGCCGCCTGAGTTCGCAGACGTCGTTCGGGTATCGCCATCGCAGCACTTATTGGGTGAAAGACAAGGAAGGAAAGACCGTAGAACGCATTGCCCCGGACGGAAAAGCGATTGAAGAGAGAAGCGAACCACGCGATTTGCCCGTGTACGGATATAAGATTTGGGATTTGGGACAGCATTTCCGCTATCGTTTCACCGACCAGTTCACGGGCGAAGTCTTCGGCTCTTTCTATGCAAACATACGTCCAACCTACCAAGGACGCCGCTACCATCAACGCTACGAAGATCTTGTTTTAGGTGCAAAAGGCAACTGGCAGATGAACGAGAACAACGGTATAGCCTTCTCGTACACCTTCGACAACTATGCCAAAAAGGACGATTACAACCTTGTCAAGCTTGTAGAGAAAGTGTACAACAACATTAACCACAGCGCACGCCTGTACTATACAGGTACGTTCGGACGCCATACGTTCAACGCCGGCATAGAAGGCGTGCACGAAAGTCTGCGCCATTACATGATGAAAGATACAAGTATGGTGAGCAGATCGCAGTTCTCGCTCTGCGTTCAGGAGGATTGGAAAATCAGCAACAGCCTCAACGTGGTGTTAGGACTGCGTGGCGACAAGGGCAATCACTATGCTTTCCACCTCACACCAAAGGTTTCGGCACTCTACAGACCTCTTTCTTACCTTACATTCCGTGCCGGCTATTCGCAGGGATACCGCATGCCCACACTCAAAGAGCTTTATCAGGAGTTCAATATGGCTGGCATGATTATGATATATGGCAACAAAGACCTGAAACCCGAGTACGGAAGCCAGCTCTCGGCATCGGTTGAATACGACCGGAATGGTCTTAACCTTTCACTGTCGGCATACCACAACCGTTTCAGAAACAAGATAACATACGAATACATAGATCCCGGCGTAAACTACAACATGCGCTATGTCAATTCGGAAAACGTCAAGACAACGGGCATCGAAGCCACTGTCAATTACAGAATGCAGTGCGGATTGCGCTTCATGGGGGCTTACACATACATAAACGACTATAATGTGCACAACGGATACAACCGTTCGTGGATACGTCCGCACTCTGCAAAGTTCAACGTAACGTATAAACGGAAGTTCGGAAAGACCACCGAATCCATCGCATTCAACAGTCAGTGGATGTCGCGAATAACGCGTTACTCTTACGATTCAACCGAAAAGGCATACGTTCGCTACGTTTACGACCCGCGCACAATATGTTCTCTCAACCTGCGTTCGGAACTTCCACATGGCATAAACCTCGGTTTTATGATAGACAACCTGTTCAATCATCATGATAAAGCTTCCGATTCCGACGTGCAGCTACCACTCAATGGTATCAGCTACGTACTTACGGTTGGCATAAACTTGTCCGACTTGTTCGGCAAATAA
- a CDS encoding HmuY family protein, with protein MKTKFFAALCFAATLFTSCSSDKNDEPKVKPTPETAQVKHFETLMPGYDSWIYVDLETGKYEQQEELGAREHRKYSTMKDYEVVKTEPAKGSEKDLPKKWDLAFHITDVRTNGGAVMMTEQTDISSIKALPQGNYIEDVPGEIFVELGAMKAGGIMVVAKTKLNKEMAKWAKSTGMGQPKLISDKVFAVKFKNGNEALILFKDYLDKTGKKKAVSFDYKFIKKA; from the coding sequence ATGAAGACAAAGTTTTTTGCAGCACTCTGCTTTGCTGCCACCCTGTTTACATCGTGCAGTAGTGACAAGAACGATGAGCCTAAAGTTAAGCCTACGCCTGAAACGGCACAGGTAAAACACTTCGAGACGCTTATGCCCGGCTACGATTCGTGGATTTATGTAGACCTCGAAACTGGCAAATACGAACAGCAAGAAGAGTTGGGTGCACGCGAACATCGCAAATACAGCACAATGAAAGACTACGAAGTGGTGAAAACAGAACCTGCAAAAGGCAGCGAGAAAGACCTGCCGAAGAAGTGGGATTTGGCTTTCCACATAACCGATGTCCGTACCAACGGCGGTGCAGTAATGATGACGGAACAAACCGACATCAGCAGTATAAAGGCACTTCCACAAGGAAACTACATTGAAGACGTACCGGGCGAGATATTCGTAGAGCTGGGTGCCATGAAGGCAGGCGGCATTATGGTAGTGGCAAAGACCAAGTTAAACAAGGAGATGGCAAAGTGGGCGAAGAGCACCGGCATGGGTCAGCCAAAGCTAATTAGCGACAAAGTGTTTGCCGTAAAGTTTAAAAATGGCAACGAAGCCCTTATCTTGTTTAAAGATTACCTTGACAAGACAGGCAAGAAAAAGGCTGTAAGCTTCGACTATAAGTTCATAAAGAAAGCATAG
- a CDS encoding phospho-sugar mutase: MQNKELIDQCEQKARQWLAPAFDEATRKAVQNMLDSDNKDTLIESFYKDLEFGTGGLRGIMGAGTNRMNIYTVGMATQGFANYLKMNFKDKEQISVVVCHDCRNNSRLFAETVANIFSANGIKVYLFDDLRPTPECSFAIRHFKAQGGVNITASHNPREYNGYKAYWDDGAQVLAPHDKGIIDQVNQVKIEDVKFKGDKNLIQIIGEDVDKAYLDKVKTVCIDPEVIKRQHDLCIVYTPLHGAGRVIIPRSLQEWGFTNVHCVKEQMVKDGNFPTVDRPNPEIAEALTLGLRDAKKLDADILMASDPDADRVGMACKDSNGEWILINGNQTCLIFLWYIITNRQALGKMTPKDYIVKTIVTTEVIAEIARKQHIEMRDCYTGFKWIAHEIAISEGKKNYIGGGEESYGFMAEDFVRDKDAVSACSLLAEICAYAKDKGKTLYDLLMDIYLEYGFSEEHTVNVERPGKSGAEEIQQMMRNFRNTPPKELGGSTVCLWKDYESLEATDADGKKTKITMPETSNVLQWFCTDGTKVSVRPSGTEPKIKFYIEVKDKMQTAADFKACRARAYEKIEAIKKSLGL; encoded by the coding sequence ATGCAGAACAAAGAACTTATTGACCAGTGTGAACAAAAAGCAAGACAATGGCTTGCTCCTGCTTTCGACGAAGCAACACGAAAGGCTGTCCAAAACATGCTGGACAGCGACAACAAAGACACGCTTATAGAGTCGTTCTATAAAGACCTCGAGTTCGGAACGGGTGGCTTGCGCGGCATCATGGGCGCAGGCACCAACCGAATGAACATCTACACCGTTGGAATGGCTACACAAGGGTTTGCCAATTACCTTAAAATGAACTTTAAAGACAAGGAGCAAATCTCGGTAGTAGTGTGCCACGACTGTCGCAACAACTCGCGCTTGTTTGCCGAAACTGTGGCTAATATCTTCTCGGCAAACGGCATAAAGGTTTATCTTTTCGACGATTTGCGCCCCACACCGGAGTGCTCTTTCGCCATAAGACACTTCAAAGCGCAAGGCGGAGTAAACATTACGGCAAGCCACAACCCCCGCGAATACAACGGGTACAAAGCCTATTGGGACGACGGAGCACAGGTACTGGCTCCGCACGACAAGGGAATTATAGACCAAGTGAACCAAGTCAAGATAGAAGATGTGAAGTTTAAGGGCGACAAGAACCTCATTCAAATCATCGGAGAAGACGTGGACAAGGCTTACTTGGACAAGGTCAAGACGGTTTGTATAGACCCAGAAGTAATCAAACGCCAGCACGACCTCTGCATTGTCTACACTCCGCTGCACGGTGCCGGCCGCGTCATCATACCACGTTCGCTGCAGGAATGGGGCTTCACAAACGTACATTGCGTGAAGGAACAGATGGTGAAAGACGGCAATTTCCCAACCGTGGACCGACCCAACCCGGAGATTGCAGAAGCCCTGACACTCGGTTTGCGCGATGCAAAGAAGCTCGATGCCGACATTCTGATGGCTTCCGACCCGGACGCAGACCGCGTCGGCATGGCTTGCAAGGACAGCAACGGCGAGTGGATTCTCATCAATGGCAACCAAACATGCCTCATCTTCCTTTGGTATATCATTACAAACAGGCAGGCTTTGGGCAAGATGACACCCAAAGACTACATTGTAAAGACCATCGTAACCACCGAAGTGATTGCCGAAATAGCCAGGAAGCAACACATAGAGATGCGCGACTGCTATACAGGATTTAAGTGGATAGCACACGAAATAGCCATTTCCGAAGGCAAGAAGAACTACATTGGCGGCGGAGAAGAAAGCTATGGCTTCATGGCAGAAGACTTTGTACGCGACAAGGATGCCGTCAGTGCATGTTCGTTGCTGGCAGAAATCTGTGCGTATGCCAAGGATAAGGGCAAGACTCTCTACGATTTGCTCATGGATATATACCTGGAATACGGTTTCAGCGAGGAACATACGGTGAATGTTGAGCGTCCCGGCAAGAGCGGAGCAGAGGAAATTCAGCAGATGATGCGTAACTTCCGCAATACCCCACCGAAAGAATTGGGTGGCAGCACCGTTTGTTTGTGGAAAGATTACGAGAGCCTTGAAGCTACCGATGCAGACGGAAAGAAAACCAAGATAACGATGCCCGAGACAAGCAACGTGCTGCAATGGTTCTGCACGGACGGCACAAAGGTAAGTGTCCGCCCGTCTGGAACGGAACCAAAGATTAAGTTCTACATCGAAGTAAAGGACAAGATGCAGACCGCAGCCGACTTTAAGGCTTGCCGTGCACGTGCCTACGAAAAGATAGAAGCTATAAAGAAGAGCCTCGGGCTATAG
- a CDS encoding DUF4491 family protein: MEIYFQGVILAVCTFFIIGLLHPAVVKWEYYFGTKGWWMWLVGGIVCCVSALFVAEIFWSALLGVTGASLLWGIGELFEQVKRVEKGWFPMNPKRKEAYRK, translated from the coding sequence ATGGAGATATATTTTCAGGGTGTCATTCTTGCCGTCTGTACCTTTTTTATCATAGGACTGCTGCACCCCGCAGTGGTTAAATGGGAATATTATTTTGGTACGAAAGGTTGGTGGATGTGGCTTGTTGGCGGCATTGTCTGCTGCGTTTCGGCTTTGTTTGTGGCAGAAATATTCTGGTCGGCACTGCTTGGCGTAACGGGAGCATCGCTGCTCTGGGGCATCGGAGAGCTGTTCGAGCAGGTTAAACGAGTGGAAAAAGGGTGGTTCCCGATGAACCCCAAGCGCAAGGAAGCGTACAGGAAGTAA
- the rlmH gene encoding 23S rRNA (pseudouridine(1915)-N(3))-methyltransferase RlmH: protein MKATLILVGKTTEEVFVRAIADYAGRIAHYLPFNIVTIPELKNTKKLSEAQQKAREGELILREIQPSDTVVLLDEHGKEFRSVDYAAWLQKKQNTARRLVFVIGGAYGFSEAVYSRADEKISLSKMTFSHQMVRLIFVEQLYRACSIIRGEPYHHE, encoded by the coding sequence ATGAAGGCTACTTTAATCTTGGTGGGAAAAACTACCGAGGAGGTGTTTGTACGTGCAATTGCCGACTATGCGGGGCGCATTGCACACTATCTGCCGTTCAACATTGTAACGATACCCGAACTGAAGAACACTAAAAAACTGTCGGAAGCCCAGCAAAAGGCACGCGAAGGTGAACTGATACTACGGGAAATACAGCCATCGGACACGGTTGTGCTGCTCGACGAGCACGGAAAGGAATTCCGTTCGGTAGACTATGCTGCATGGTTGCAGAAGAAACAGAACACGGCAAGGCGTCTTGTGTTCGTCATTGGTGGGGCTTACGGCTTTTCAGAGGCGGTGTACAGCCGTGCCGACGAAAAGATTTCGCTTTCCAAAATGACCTTCTCGCACCAGATGGTACGCCTCATTTTCGTGGAACAACTCTATCGGGCGTGCAGCATTATACGGGGAGAACCCTACCACCACGAATAG